From Pseudodesulfovibrio sp. S3, one genomic window encodes:
- a CDS encoding AEC family transporter, with protein MSPIILAILPIFGLILLGFVLRRLDFPGIGFWPVSERLTYYVLFPAMLVSGLAGRHFDGSAMGIGLTLASAICLVGAFLVLTRTMFNLDGPVFTSVFQGAIRPNTYVGLSAAAALLGPDWMTLSAVALLTLIPLVNVLCVLVLSRHGKHGGGLGRVGLELLKNPLILACVAGLILSGLNLELPGVVLDLLTILGKAALPLGLLAVGAGLQFEGIGATTMPVGLASLSHLVALPLAAYGCARLFGVEGLARDAALIYTAIPVSVSAFILARQMGGDHRVMALIITAQTVLSAVTMPLILALLGS; from the coding sequence ATGTCCCCAATCATACTCGCCATATTGCCCATATTCGGGCTGATCCTGCTGGGATTCGTCCTGCGCAGGCTCGATTTTCCCGGAATCGGTTTCTGGCCTGTGTCCGAGCGCCTGACCTACTATGTCCTGTTTCCGGCCATGCTGGTCAGCGGACTTGCCGGGCGGCATTTTGACGGTTCGGCCATGGGGATCGGTCTGACTCTGGCCTCGGCCATCTGTCTTGTGGGCGCGTTCCTGGTGCTCACCCGGACCATGTTCAATCTGGACGGCCCGGTCTTCACCTCGGTTTTTCAGGGAGCCATCCGGCCCAACACCTACGTGGGGCTTTCGGCTGCGGCCGCATTGCTCGGCCCGGACTGGATGACGCTTTCGGCCGTGGCCCTGCTCACCCTCATTCCCCTGGTCAACGTCCTTTGCGTGCTGGTGCTTTCGCGCCACGGCAAACACGGCGGCGGCCTGGGCAGGGTGGGGCTGGAGCTGCTCAAGAATCCCCTCATCCTGGCCTGCGTGGCGGGGTTGATCCTGAGCGGGCTCAATCTGGAACTGCCCGGCGTGGTTCTGGATCTGCTGACCATCCTGGGCAAGGCGGCCCTGCCGCTCGGCCTGCTGGCCGTGGGCGCAGGACTGCAATTCGAAGGGATCGGCGCGACAACCATGCCCGTGGGGCTGGCTTCTTTGTCCCATCTCGTGGCCCTGCCCCTGGCCGCCTACGGCTGTGCCCGGCTGTTCGGCGTGGAGGGGCTGGCCCGTGACGCGGCGCTGATCTACACAGCCATTCCGGTGTCCGTATCCGCCTTTATCCTGGCGCGCCAGATGGGCGGAGACCATCGGGTCATGGCCCTGATCATCACTGCGCAGACTGTTTTGTCCGCAGTGACCATGCCCCTGATACTGGCCCTGCTTGGCAGTTGA
- a CDS encoding YbhB/YbcL family Raf kinase inhibitor-like protein, protein MHRTRFSLSLALAFALALTFAPACMADGFTLTSPTVKDGGTLPPKHLLNGFGCTGENISPALQWQNPPAGTRSFAVTVYDPDAPTGSGWWHWVVFDIPKTATGLAEGGRLPEGTVQSRTDFGAPGYGGACPPEHHGEHRYIFTVHALNVEKLDLGADSSAAMVGFFLNAHSLGSATLTARYGR, encoded by the coding sequence ATGCATAGGACACGTTTTTCCCTTTCCCTGGCCCTGGCCTTTGCCCTAGCTTTAACCTTTGCCCCGGCCTGCATGGCGGACGGCTTCACCCTGACCAGCCCGACCGTCAAGGATGGCGGCACGCTGCCCCCGAAACACCTGCTCAACGGTTTCGGCTGCACCGGCGAAAACATTTCGCCCGCCCTTCAGTGGCAGAACCCGCCTGCCGGAACCAGGAGCTTTGCCGTGACCGTCTACGATCCGGATGCCCCCACGGGAAGCGGCTGGTGGCACTGGGTGGTGTTCGATATCCCCAAAACAGCGACCGGCCTTGCCGAAGGCGGTCGTCTCCCGGAAGGCACGGTCCAGAGCCGGACGGACTTCGGCGCACCCGGCTATGGCGGGGCTTGTCCCCCGGAGCATCATGGGGAACACCGGTATATCTTCACTGTCCACGCCCTGAATGTCGAGAAGCTCGATCTCGGAGCGGACAGTTCCGCAGCCATGGTCGGCTTTTTCCTGAACGCCCATTCACTGGGCTCGGCAACCCTGACAGCCAGATACGGCCGTTAA
- a CDS encoding AraC family transcriptional regulator, protein MDTSATIRHLQTLMGRLSPGEGPTSIPFLGMVSSAASHRLLSVSLPQSALFFILSGTKTIIHGENRIELKTGQGFLYPARMETIIENRPDRANGRYLALCLVYDEDMVGRVVSERSGPEIRPPLSLEALKTDCDALVGSSLNHLLHMAAASPDNKRLLSLCREELLLLMAERTDCLPLLWDAVSTWSSRCCRLIGMEPGRAWTAEAIAAKLGTSERSLRRHLNEENTSLRSLFREVRLNSGLAMLQTGTATVGETAYRCGYNSASRFAGLFRERFGVSPSQILQYNAVLDQPLAGS, encoded by the coding sequence ATGGACACCTCGGCCACAATACGACATCTCCAGACACTCATGGGCAGGCTTTCGCCCGGCGAAGGCCCCACATCCATCCCGTTTCTGGGCATGGTTTCCAGCGCCGCATCCCACCGGCTGTTGTCCGTCTCCCTGCCCCAATCCGCCCTTTTCTTCATCCTCTCGGGGACGAAAACCATCATTCACGGCGAAAACAGAATAGAATTGAAGACCGGTCAGGGATTCCTCTATCCCGCCCGGATGGAGACAATCATCGAAAACCGTCCGGACAGAGCAAACGGCCGGTATCTCGCCCTCTGCCTTGTCTATGATGAGGACATGGTCGGACGGGTGGTTTCGGAAAGGTCCGGCCCGGAAATCCGCCCGCCGTTGTCCCTGGAAGCGCTGAAAACAGACTGCGATGCCCTTGTGGGATCATCGTTGAACCACCTGCTGCACATGGCAGCGGCCAGCCCGGACAACAAAAGGCTCCTCTCGCTCTGCCGCGAAGAGTTGCTTCTGCTCATGGCCGAACGCACCGACTGTCTGCCGCTGCTGTGGGACGCGGTTTCAACATGGAGTTCACGGTGCTGCCGACTCATCGGCATGGAACCGGGCAGGGCCTGGACCGCCGAGGCCATCGCGGCCAAACTGGGAACAAGCGAGCGTTCCCTCCGGCGGCACCTGAACGAAGAAAACACATCTCTCCGAAGCCTTTTCCGGGAGGTCAGGCTCAACTCCGGGCTGGCCATGCTCCAAACCGGCACTGCGACCGTGGGAGAAACGGCATACCGGTGCGGTTACAACTCGGCCTCACGCTTTGCCGGACTGTTCCGGGAACGGTTCGGCGTCAGTCCGAGCCAGATATTGCAGTACAACGCCGTTTTGGATCAACCTTTGGCCGGATCGTGA
- a CDS encoding DUF554 domain-containing protein has translation MLPIGSIVNACAIIGGSLIGCWLQSRFPERIRTIVFQGLGLCVLLIGIQMALKVDNILIVIFSVLLGGITGELLRLDSMLERLGNRFKRIVRSKNDNFTDGLVTTSLLFCIGAMAIIGSLDEGIRGDATVIYTKSILDGFAAIAFAATYGTGVIFSFIPVLLYQGSITIGASFFQQYFSDMMIAQITGCGGLLIVGIGINLLELTEIRLANLLPALAYVVVLTFFFG, from the coding sequence ATGTTACCCATCGGATCCATCGTCAATGCCTGCGCCATCATCGGCGGTTCCCTCATCGGCTGCTGGCTGCAGTCCCGCTTCCCGGAACGGATCAGGACCATCGTCTTTCAGGGATTGGGATTGTGCGTGCTGCTCATCGGCATCCAAATGGCCCTCAAGGTGGACAACATTCTCATCGTCATCTTCTCCGTGCTGCTCGGCGGCATCACTGGGGAATTGCTGCGACTCGACTCCATGCTGGAGCGGTTGGGCAACCGCTTCAAGAGGATCGTGCGCTCCAAGAATGACAACTTCACGGACGGCCTGGTCACCACCTCGCTCCTCTTCTGCATCGGGGCCATGGCCATTATCGGTTCCCTGGATGAAGGCATCCGGGGCGACGCCACCGTGATCTACACCAAATCCATCCTGGACGGCTTTGCGGCCATCGCCTTTGCCGCCACCTACGGGACCGGGGTCATCTTCTCGTTCATCCCGGTGCTCCTTTACCAGGGGTCCATCACCATCGGGGCCTCCTTTTTCCAGCAATATTTCTCGGACATGATGATCGCACAGATCACCGGATGCGGCGGCCTGCTCATCGTGGGCATCGGCATCAACCTGCTGGAACTGACCGAAATCCGGCTGGCCAATCTGCTGCCCGCCCTGGCCTACGTGGTCGTGCTGACCTTTTTCTTCGGCTAG
- a CDS encoding molybdopterin-dependent oxidoreductase, protein MHTHTQRTICQCCHNNCGLLVTQEANGKLQVTGDPDHPMNRGRICSKAQANVATLHAPDRLTMPLLKTRGGFAEISWDEALDVAADRLGKIREQHGPLALARFAGAPVSYLARDGFLQFMGAFGSPNLTSIANLCMGPRMMAFRAVTGGIRAEPDYANTDLVLFWGSDPVGGGRFSAYATYDGGLDNILPRLRARGARLVCIDPFHSSTAKTCDQWLRIKPGTDTALGLAMIHVILEEDLYDRDFVAEHGHGLAELKKHVTEFDPAWAEGITGISAETIAKLARDYAGAQAAVIYEGNGLDMYTNGVDAVRSIAILIGLTGNLDTPGGNVFMPMPHPPTLPTAPLPTEQRIGYDRFPLPPQVPFPAIKEALLGEEKNRPRAMIVHHGNPVLIQANSARTSAALKKLDFLMACDIFPTATTALADLVLPMTSTFESYGYRAYSSHQGGFFALGRPVAPPAGEARSVFEVEYQLAEKMNLHQDYPFHDDRSWVEFMTNPSGIEMEEMEAKHIVFATPPIQYRKYRANGFATPSRKVEFSSLWFDRLGAAPLPVYADPAGRPLVLDDLTEQGFTLLGSSRRPTQFVHTKFKNLHALAKAYPIPLVYIHPEDAEARGILDKSEVEVSSPYGKITLSASISEDTKQGLVFVDFGWGNPSDGMGNINDLTDDQHFDPYSGGTPNRLFPCEIIALATPALNIPASNAS, encoded by the coding sequence ATGCACACCCATACCCAGCGCACCATATGCCAATGCTGCCACAACAACTGCGGACTTCTCGTCACGCAAGAAGCCAATGGGAAATTACAGGTAACCGGCGACCCGGACCATCCCATGAACCGTGGACGTATCTGCTCCAAAGCCCAGGCCAACGTGGCAACGCTCCATGCCCCTGACAGGCTGACAATGCCATTGCTGAAAACACGCGGGGGCTTTGCTGAGATATCCTGGGACGAAGCGCTGGACGTGGCTGCGGATCGATTAGGCAAAATCCGTGAGCAACACGGCCCTCTTGCCTTGGCACGATTTGCGGGTGCTCCGGTCTCCTACCTGGCCAGGGACGGTTTTTTGCAATTCATGGGCGCATTCGGCTCACCGAATCTCACCAGTATCGCCAACCTGTGTATGGGACCCCGCATGATGGCCTTCCGGGCTGTCACCGGAGGCATACGAGCTGAACCCGATTACGCGAACACGGATTTGGTCCTTTTTTGGGGCAGCGACCCTGTAGGCGGCGGCCGTTTTTCGGCCTATGCAACCTATGACGGCGGCCTGGACAACATCCTTCCCCGGCTTCGGGCACGGGGCGCACGTCTTGTATGCATTGATCCCTTTCACAGCTCCACAGCCAAAACCTGTGATCAGTGGCTGCGCATCAAGCCCGGAACCGACACGGCCCTTGGCCTGGCCATGATCCATGTCATCCTCGAGGAAGATCTGTACGACCGCGACTTCGTCGCAGAGCATGGCCACGGCTTGGCCGAGCTAAAAAAACACGTGACAGAATTTGACCCTGCCTGGGCCGAAGGCATTACCGGCATTTCGGCGGAAACCATTGCAAAACTGGCCAGGGACTACGCCGGGGCACAGGCAGCCGTCATTTACGAAGGAAACGGTCTGGACATGTACACCAACGGTGTGGATGCAGTCCGATCCATCGCCATCCTCATCGGGCTGACAGGCAACCTGGATACTCCTGGAGGCAATGTTTTCATGCCCATGCCCCACCCCCCAACCTTACCCACGGCACCGCTGCCCACCGAGCAACGGATCGGATACGACCGTTTTCCCCTGCCGCCACAGGTTCCCTTTCCGGCAATCAAAGAGGCCCTGCTGGGCGAGGAGAAAAACCGCCCCAGGGCAATGATCGTTCACCACGGAAACCCGGTACTCATCCAGGCGAATTCCGCACGCACCAGTGCCGCCTTGAAGAAACTGGACTTCCTTATGGCCTGCGACATCTTTCCCACTGCCACCACGGCCCTGGCAGACTTGGTCCTGCCCATGACCTCCACCTTTGAGAGTTACGGATACAGGGCCTATTCCAGCCACCAGGGCGGATTTTTCGCCCTGGGTCGACCGGTCGCTCCGCCGGCGGGCGAGGCTCGTTCGGTCTTTGAAGTTGAATACCAGTTGGCTGAAAAGATGAATCTGCATCAAGACTATCCGTTCCATGACGACAGGAGTTGGGTGGAATTCATGACCAATCCTTCGGGAATAGAAATGGAAGAAATGGAAGCCAAACACATCGTCTTTGCAACTCCGCCCATACAATACCGCAAATATAGGGCCAACGGATTTGCTACGCCTTCACGCAAAGTGGAATTCAGCTCCCTGTGGTTTGACCGCCTGGGCGCGGCTCCTCTGCCGGTCTATGCCGATCCCGCAGGAAGGCCGCTTGTGCTCGACGACCTGACCGAGCAGGGCTTCACACTCTTGGGTTCAAGCCGCAGACCCACTCAGTTCGTACACACCAAGTTCAAGAACCTTCACGCCTTGGCCAAGGCCTACCCCATCCCTCTGGTCTACATACATCCAGAGGATGCCGAAGCCCGCGGAATCCTGGATAAATCTGAAGTCGAAGTGAGTTCTCCTTACGGTAAAATCACCCTCTCGGCCTCCATCAGCGAAGACACCAAGCAAGGCCTGGTGTTTGTCGACTTTGGCTGGGGTAATCCTTCGGACGGTATGGGTAACATCAACGATCTCACTGACGATCAGCATTTCGACCCCTACTCAGGAGGCACGCCCAACCGACTTTTCCCCTGCGAGATAATTGCGCTGGCTACTCCTGCGTTGAACATTCCAGCAAGCAACGCCAGCTGA
- a CDS encoding ABC transporter substrate-binding protein, whose amino-acid sequence MISFIVFFAAVKVQAGDEPLTNVIIAQPGHDDYGIPLYLADNLGYFKEQGLAIKFVNFKSSPLSVASLLAKEVQLCLTSYDQALKTYEKGKVLKIILTTTDSHPWCIIAQPEIKRPEDLKGKNLSAKMPGSGPRAFVSAVLLHYGINPEKDVTFVDLPGTAIIPAFTNHAIDATFGSGVHKAQMLNRGGHVLVDMNDPAQHMAVLGTDKYPLKVVLTTDEFATDNPEIMQKFTNAVAKAMKWESTHSSKEIAENVKSYFLGSIDEAIVDDVRKPFSHTGLVTASGHEAIVKQSISVGMIKESIPMDAVVDMSFMENSQKIMDQ is encoded by the coding sequence TTGATCTCTTTCATTGTGTTTTTTGCTGCGGTCAAAGTTCAGGCAGGGGATGAACCTCTGACCAATGTCATCATCGCCCAACCCGGCCATGATGATTATGGAATCCCCCTCTATCTCGCGGACAATCTCGGTTACTTCAAGGAGCAGGGGCTTGCCATCAAGTTTGTCAATTTCAAATCCAGCCCCCTTTCCGTTGCCTCTCTCCTGGCAAAGGAAGTGCAACTCTGTCTGACCAGCTACGATCAGGCCCTGAAGACCTATGAAAAAGGCAAAGTCCTGAAGATTATACTGACCACCACCGATTCCCACCCCTGGTGTATAATCGCCCAACCCGAAATCAAAAGACCTGAGGATCTGAAGGGAAAAAACCTCTCTGCCAAGATGCCAGGTTCCGGCCCTCGCGCATTCGTCTCCGCAGTCCTGCTCCACTATGGTATCAATCCTGAAAAAGACGTCACCTTTGTCGACCTGCCGGGAACGGCCATCATTCCCGCTTTTACCAACCACGCAATCGACGCCACTTTTGGCAGCGGCGTGCATAAGGCCCAGATGTTGAACCGAGGCGGACATGTATTGGTGGACATGAACGATCCCGCCCAGCACATGGCTGTGCTCGGAACGGACAAGTACCCCCTGAAGGTCGTCCTGACCACGGATGAATTCGCTACAGACAACCCCGAAATCATGCAAAAATTCACGAATGCCGTTGCCAAGGCCATGAAGTGGGAAAGCACCCATTCGAGTAAAGAGATCGCAGAAAACGTCAAGAGCTACTTCCTGGGTTCCATTGACGAAGCGATAGTGGACGACGTGCGCAAGCCCTTCAGCCACACTGGCCTGGTGACCGCTTCAGGACATGAGGCCATCGTCAAACAATCCATCAGCGTCGGCATGATCAAGGAATCCATTCCCATGGATGCAGTTGTGGACATGAGCTTTATGGAAAATTCCCAAAAAATCATGGACCAATAA
- a CDS encoding ABC transporter permease: MKPPVRCSNSTVFALRLMLIFGVLSAWEVLVRFDLLDPFFMSQPTAILFDMKEAFVSGDIMPHIIVTLKEALAGLLIGTFTGIASALLLEKIDLLARILDPIIMAFYGIPKLALGPIFILWFGLGMQSKIFLAALMVYFLVLFNAYAGFKNVDQTLVNAARLMGAKKGQIMRKVILPSSSPWLLAGVKAGLGAALLGAVVGEYIGANEGLGWMVEYAGGMYNIARVFTCIITLMLIMAVLNAMLGMVERYLLKWRPTAL, encoded by the coding sequence ATGAAGCCTCCTGTACGATGTTCCAACTCCACGGTCTTCGCTCTCCGGCTGATGCTGATTTTCGGGGTATTGTCCGCATGGGAGGTCTTGGTCCGTTTCGACCTGCTCGACCCTTTCTTCATGAGCCAACCCACGGCAATCCTGTTTGACATGAAGGAAGCCTTTGTCTCGGGCGACATCATGCCCCATATCATTGTCACGCTGAAGGAAGCCCTAGCCGGATTGCTCATCGGCACATTTACAGGGATAGCCTCGGCCCTGCTCCTGGAAAAGATCGATTTGTTGGCCAGGATTCTCGACCCCATCATCATGGCCTTTTACGGCATCCCGAAACTGGCACTCGGTCCCATATTCATACTGTGGTTCGGGCTCGGCATGCAGTCCAAGATCTTTTTGGCCGCCCTCATGGTCTACTTCCTCGTGCTTTTCAACGCGTATGCAGGGTTCAAGAACGTGGATCAGACTCTTGTCAATGCCGCCCGGCTCATGGGCGCGAAAAAAGGGCAAATCATGCGAAAGGTGATCCTGCCCTCATCCTCCCCCTGGCTTCTTGCCGGAGTGAAGGCCGGACTTGGCGCCGCCCTTCTCGGGGCTGTGGTGGGTGAATACATCGGTGCGAACGAAGGTTTGGGCTGGATGGTGGAATACGCCGGCGGCATGTACAACATCGCTCGCGTCTTCACCTGCATCATCACTCTCATGCTCATTATGGCAGTGCTCAACGCCATGCTCGGAATGGTGGAACGGTATCTTCTCAAATGGCGGCCCACCGCCTTATAA
- a CDS encoding ABC transporter ATP-binding protein: protein MDHSKDILQTIPDNDFKLSACGITHSYHSPAGQKTPALHDVNIQVKEQEFVGIVGPSGCGKSTLLNIMAGLVSPNQGRVYLDGAPLSGVTQSIGYMSQADTLMPWRTVLGNVEFALELQGKAKKERREISRDLIEKAGLGGFENSYPHELSGGMKKRVTIIRILATQSDTLFMDEPFGALDVFTKEMLQDEILKLWQDTKKTILFVTHDLTEAITLCDRVILMTARPSTINTEYDIPLARPRSALETRFQPEFVEMQRLIWNDLRTEVLQAAGECK, encoded by the coding sequence ATGGATCACTCAAAAGACATCCTGCAAACAATCCCGGACAATGATTTCAAGCTCTCGGCCTGCGGAATAACCCACTCCTACCATTCTCCTGCAGGACAGAAGACTCCTGCTCTCCATGACGTGAACATCCAGGTGAAAGAGCAGGAGTTTGTGGGTATTGTCGGGCCGAGCGGTTGTGGAAAAAGCACCCTGCTCAATATCATGGCCGGTTTGGTCAGCCCCAACCAGGGTCGAGTTTACCTGGATGGAGCACCTCTCTCCGGCGTCACCCAAAGCATCGGGTACATGTCCCAAGCGGATACACTCATGCCTTGGCGCACAGTACTCGGCAATGTGGAATTCGCCTTGGAGTTGCAGGGGAAGGCAAAAAAGGAACGCCGGGAAATTTCACGGGACCTCATTGAAAAAGCAGGGCTTGGCGGCTTTGAAAACAGTTACCCCCACGAACTGTCCGGAGGCATGAAAAAACGGGTGACCATCATCCGCATCCTGGCCACCCAATCCGATACACTTTTCATGGACGAACCTTTTGGCGCTTTGGATGTCTTCACCAAAGAAATGCTTCAGGACGAGATATTGAAACTCTGGCAGGACACGAAAAAGACCATCCTCTTTGTTACCCACGACCTGACCGAGGCAATCACTCTCTGTGACCGCGTCATTCTCATGACCGCACGGCCATCCACAATCAACACCGAATACGACATCCCCCTGGCCCGCCCGCGCTCGGCCTTGGAAACCAGATTCCAACCAGAATTCGTGGAGATGCAAAGACTCATCTGGAATGATCTGCGTACGGAAGTCTTGCAGGCGGCTGGAGAATGCAAATGA
- a CDS encoding GNAT family N-acetyltransferase, protein MKRTDSVSMTLPANVMYTSIAVSAAKSCADSAGFAKEDTYRISLAMDEGLNHALEFGYGGPQETIETTISRTSLGLQITIQFHGLPLEIAQLPKYDPKRAVQCGDVTGISLLLIEKMLDKVSFSIQPGGRRTLSMEKYLPAKLAYEKTTPRETINLYENTDYTLRLASPDDAEAISRLAFQSHGAVLFSEYIYYPDRVREILHAQKMVSVVIETDDTHEIMGHGALVRRKTKSLVEELTFGFVDPRFRSKRGASRLAAFLEEDARKRSIYAIEAFAVTNHVHSQRAILSLGSKECGILIDTSPASHSWGKDSEADKRRIGNLIFVKYLDGFCGQTLYIPNHHRQMVERIYAHHGVSVSVGNTVTDAPPLSPESSIWTMSDIKEGWTAFGVKEYGVDAAAQIADRLKHACAQGIFSVHLALPLGDPLTRTMAATFEDMGFFFAGVGPDDEGNENIILQYITATTVDYESIHVHSEFANEIKEYIKTCDPRVKIA, encoded by the coding sequence ATGAAAAGAACTGATTCTGTTTCTATGACGCTACCTGCAAACGTAATGTATACTTCCATTGCCGTTTCGGCTGCGAAAAGCTGTGCCGACAGCGCGGGTTTTGCCAAAGAAGACACATATCGCATCAGCCTCGCCATGGATGAAGGACTGAATCATGCCCTTGAATTTGGCTACGGCGGCCCTCAGGAAACCATAGAGACCACTATTTCCAGGACCTCGTTGGGGTTACAGATAACCATTCAATTCCATGGGTTGCCATTGGAAATTGCGCAACTCCCAAAATACGACCCAAAACGCGCCGTACAATGTGGAGACGTCACCGGAATAAGCCTGCTGCTCATCGAAAAAATGCTAGACAAGGTATCCTTTTCCATCCAACCGGGAGGAAGGCGAACACTCTCAATGGAAAAATATCTTCCCGCGAAATTGGCCTACGAGAAAACCACACCACGGGAAACAATAAACCTATACGAAAATACGGATTACACTCTTCGCCTCGCTTCCCCAGACGATGCCGAAGCTATCTCTCGATTAGCCTTCCAATCGCATGGAGCGGTTTTATTCAGCGAGTATATCTACTACCCTGATCGGGTCAGAGAGATACTCCATGCCCAAAAAATGGTATCCGTGGTGATCGAAACAGACGACACCCATGAGATAATGGGACACGGTGCTTTGGTGCGACGCAAGACAAAGTCTCTCGTGGAGGAATTGACGTTCGGCTTTGTTGATCCCCGGTTCAGAAGCAAAAGAGGCGCATCTCGCCTGGCTGCATTCCTTGAAGAAGATGCCCGCAAACGAAGCATCTATGCCATTGAAGCCTTTGCCGTCACCAACCACGTCCATTCTCAACGAGCCATACTCAGCCTAGGAAGCAAAGAGTGCGGCATACTCATTGATACAAGCCCGGCCTCACACTCATGGGGCAAGGACTCAGAAGCTGACAAGAGACGAATCGGAAACTTGATATTTGTCAAATATCTCGATGGATTTTGTGGCCAAACCTTGTACATTCCCAATCATCATCGACAGATGGTTGAACGAATCTATGCGCACCACGGCGTATCGGTAAGCGTGGGCAACACGGTAACGGATGCCCCGCCCCTGAGTCCTGAATCAAGCATATGGACTATGTCGGACATTAAAGAGGGTTGGACCGCCTTCGGGGTGAAAGAATATGGAGTTGATGCAGCTGCCCAGATTGCGGACAGATTGAAACATGCATGCGCTCAAGGGATTTTTTCTGTCCATCTGGCACTCCCTCTGGGAGACCCCTTAACCAGAACAATGGCAGCAACGTTTGAAGATATGGGCTTCTTTTTCGCTGGAGTCGGCCCCGACGACGAGGGAAACGAAAACATTATCCTCCAGTACATTACCGCCACCACCGTTGACTACGAATCCATTCACGTTCATTCCGAATTTGCCAATGAAATCAAGGAATATATCAAGACATGCGATCCTCGCGTTAAAATTGCATAG
- a CDS encoding methylglyoxal synthase: MNKVKNIAVVAHDNCKEELLDFVDCNRDAMLRHNLVATGTTGRLVESLLAERALRSAEGQGMKKVTRLKSGPLGGDQQLGALIADGKVDILIFFWDPMEPQPHDVDVKALLRLAVLYNLPTASNRSSAEFLISSVFFDNEFSMKKSEFFAYADRSLD; the protein is encoded by the coding sequence ATGAATAAAGTAAAGAATATCGCTGTGGTGGCTCATGACAACTGCAAGGAAGAGCTGCTGGATTTTGTGGACTGCAACCGTGACGCCATGCTCAGGCATAATCTGGTTGCCACGGGGACAACCGGCCGTCTGGTCGAGTCGCTGCTTGCCGAGAGAGCCCTGCGGTCTGCCGAGGGCCAGGGCATGAAAAAGGTCACCCGGTTGAAGTCGGGGCCGTTGGGCGGGGACCAACAGCTTGGCGCGCTGATCGCCGACGGGAAAGTCGACATCCTCATTTTTTTCTGGGATCCCATGGAACCCCAGCCCCACGACGTCGATGTGAAGGCATTGCTTCGTCTGGCCGTGTTGTACAATCTTCCGACGGCCAGCAACCGTTCGTCGGCAGAGTTTCTGATTTCATCGGTCTTTTTCGACAATGAATTCAGTATGAAAAAAAGTGAATTCTTTGCCTATGCCGATAGAAGTCTGGACTAG
- a CDS encoding MarR family transcriptional regulator, translated as MAGKHASGAQLHALFKELFHTQATLSVLMDDIHEQAGMRTSQVRLANTLVKLGRTTVPDVAHALNISRQFVQTAVNELEQQNMIVFLDNPRHKRSKLLELTDHGRETLRQVHKNEAAIIQQMLPDIDATSAVNACTLLECVREKMALLIPARGA; from the coding sequence CATGCCTTGTTCAAGGAGTTGTTCCACACCCAGGCGACCCTGTCTGTACTCATGGACGACATCCATGAACAGGCGGGCATGCGCACCTCTCAGGTCAGGTTGGCAAACACGCTAGTCAAACTCGGCCGGACAACGGTTCCGGACGTGGCTCACGCCCTGAACATCTCCCGTCAGTTCGTGCAGACTGCGGTCAATGAACTGGAGCAGCAAAACATGATTGTATTTCTGGATAATCCGCGCCACAAACGTTCCAAACTGCTGGAACTCACCGATCATGGCCGCGAGACCTTAAGGCAGGTCCATAAAAACGAAGCAGCCATCATTCAACAAATGTTGCCGGACATTGACGCGACCAGCGCCGTGAACGCCTGCACATTGCTTGAGTGCGTCCGGGAAAAAATGGCACTTCTTATTCCCGCAAGGGGAGCGTAA